From a single Thioalbus denitrificans genomic region:
- the rrtA gene encoding rhombosortase — MNGRRFRPLRHGSPALPWRTLLLAGLALALYLLAGPAPGALVYDRAAIVQGEWWRLLSGHWVHADGSHAGWDILGLLCLGLLFEPKLGRLLPLALLAGTAAVDLWLLTGSGLARYCGLSGILNALLAAGLAAWWRELRSPVIPLVAAGALAKIVVEIGAGEALFTRTLWPSTPIAHGAGFAAGALLVLIRLWWWKTATGAQTPRAGYRAGPR, encoded by the coding sequence ATGAACGGGCGCCGGTTCCGCCCGCTGCGCCATGGCAGCCCCGCACTGCCGTGGCGCACCCTCCTCCTCGCCGGCCTCGCCCTGGCCCTCTACCTGCTGGCGGGGCCGGCCCCCGGGGCCCTGGTCTACGACCGCGCCGCCATCGTCCAGGGGGAGTGGTGGCGACTGCTGAGCGGCCACTGGGTGCATGCCGACGGGAGCCACGCGGGCTGGGACATTCTCGGCCTGCTGTGCCTGGGCCTGCTGTTCGAGCCGAAACTCGGCCGCCTCCTCCCCCTCGCCCTCCTCGCCGGAACCGCCGCCGTCGACCTCTGGCTGCTGACCGGATCGGGGCTGGCGCGCTACTGCGGCCTGTCGGGCATTCTCAACGCCCTGCTCGCCGCGGGCCTCGCCGCCTGGTGGCGGGAGCTGCGCTCCCCGGTGATTCCGCTGGTGGCGGCCGGAGCGCTGGCGAAGATCGTCGTGGAGATCGGGGCCGGCGAGGCGCTCTTCACCCGGACCCTGTGGCCGAGCACCCCCATCGCCCATGGAGCGGGTTTCGCCGCGGGCGCGCTGCTGGTCCTGATCCGCCTGTGGTGGTGGAAGACGGCAACGGGCGCGCAGACACCGCGCGCCGGCTACCGGGCAGGCCCGCGGTAG
- a CDS encoding MFS transporter, which yields MSPSPSEPREPPPRHALPAGIWVLGFGSLFMDISSELIHSLLPVFMATVLGAGMATIGVVEGMAEAAAAITRVFSGTLSDYLGRRKFLLLLGYGLAACTKPLFPLATSITTVFTARFIDRVGKGIRGAPRDALVADITPPRLRGAAYGLRQALDSVGAFLGPLLALAFMAWFAGDITAVLWVGVVPAFLAVTLLAVAVREPQRKPAATGPRPPFTLTAARRLERSYWWVVGLGAVFTLARFSEAFLVLRAVDAGLAVARVPLVMVIMSGVYALVSYPAGVAADRLSRRTLLLAGLGALILADGVLAAAATPGCVFAGAALWGVHMGLTQGLFSKLVADTAPADLRGTAFGLFNLVGGVALLLASVIAGMLWSLLGPAATFLAGAAFATLAGVGLLAYRGPAR from the coding sequence ATGAGTCCATCCCCATCCGAACCGCGGGAACCGCCTCCGCGCCACGCCCTGCCGGCGGGCATCTGGGTTCTCGGCTTCGGCTCGCTGTTCATGGACATCTCCTCGGAGCTGATCCACAGCCTGCTGCCGGTGTTCATGGCCACGGTGCTGGGCGCCGGGATGGCCACCATCGGGGTGGTGGAGGGCATGGCCGAGGCCGCGGCCGCCATCACCCGCGTCTTTTCGGGCACCCTGAGCGACTACCTGGGCCGGCGCAAGTTCCTGCTGCTGCTCGGCTACGGGCTCGCCGCCTGCACCAAGCCCCTGTTTCCCCTGGCCACCTCCATCACCACCGTGTTCACGGCCCGGTTCATCGACCGGGTGGGCAAGGGCATCCGCGGGGCGCCCCGCGATGCGCTGGTGGCCGACATCACGCCGCCGCGGCTGCGCGGTGCGGCCTACGGCCTGCGCCAGGCGCTCGACTCCGTCGGCGCCTTCCTCGGCCCGCTGCTGGCCCTGGCATTCATGGCCTGGTTCGCCGGGGACATCACCGCGGTGCTGTGGGTGGGCGTGGTGCCGGCCTTCCTCGCCGTCACCCTGCTGGCCGTGGCGGTGCGCGAGCCGCAGCGGAAGCCCGCGGCGACGGGGCCGCGGCCCCCGTTCACCCTCACCGCGGCCCGGCGGCTGGAGCGGAGCTACTGGTGGGTGGTGGGACTGGGGGCGGTCTTCACCCTGGCCCGCTTCAGCGAGGCGTTCCTGGTGCTGCGGGCCGTGGACGCGGGGTTGGCGGTCGCCCGGGTGCCGCTGGTGATGGTGATCATGAGCGGGGTCTACGCCCTGGTCTCCTATCCCGCGGGCGTGGCCGCCGACCGTCTCAGCCGGCGCACCCTGCTGCTGGCGGGGCTCGGGGCGCTGATCCTGGCCGACGGCGTGCTGGCCGCCGCGGCCACTCCGGGGTGCGTGTTCGCCGGAGCGGCCCTCTGGGGCGTGCACATGGGTCTCACCCAGGGACTGTTCTCGAAGCTGGTGGCCGATACCGCGCCGGCCGACCTGCGCGGGACCGCCTTCGGCCTGTTCAACCTGGTCGGTGGCGTGGCGCTGCTGCTGGCGAGCGTCATCGCGGGGATGCTCTGGAGCCTGCTCGGCCCCGCCGCCACCTTCCTGGCGGGAGCCGCCTTCGCCACGCTCGCGGGCGTGGGCTTGCTGGCCTACCGCGGGCCTGCCCGGTAG
- a CDS encoding VIT and vWA domain-containing protein, with protein MQPIKPSRLSRLLLLGLLLLAGNLQAAGLLTPADGSLPPLEIRDHRVEVIIEDSYAITTVEQVFHNPHDRDLEAIYSFPVPAHGAVAEFTLWIDGQPVTGEVLEQAQARTVYEQEKRAGRDAGLAEKDGYRTFDIHVHPVRAGQDTRIRLVYLQPAAVDTGIGRYVYPLEEGGVDDRKLAFWTANDKVTGNFSFDFKLRSSYPVEALRLPNQGQAQIRQLGAGEWTASLAGGAGAAKEGAAATTGGAVYTLDQDIVVYWRHAAGLPGSVDLVTHRPAGAKRGTFMLVVTPGEDLQPIREGRDWIFILDVSGSMAGKYATLADGVQRALGRLTPADRFRIILFNDNARELTGGYVPATPGQVGRYADAVGRIQPGGSTNLYAGLKEGLGALEADRTSGLVLVTDGVANVGETGQRKFLELIGRRDVRLFTFIMGNSANRPLLESLTRASHGFAVNISNSDDIVGQLLAATSKVSHEALHGVELGIDGIRTADITPRAIGSLYRGQQLVLLGHYWGDGPADVRLKARISGQPKEYRTRFGFPARSGSNPEIERLWAYATIEDLQAEMADFGEQADLKRAATDLALEYGLVSDYTSMVVVRDEVFRELGIERRNQERRELERAARAARAGQPVQSRRADAGQPLFSGSRPGFGNGGGALDPWSLLLLLPLAWIGLRARRREARAR; from the coding sequence AGGACAGCTACGCCATCACCACCGTCGAACAGGTTTTCCACAACCCCCACGACCGCGACCTGGAGGCCATCTACTCCTTCCCCGTCCCCGCCCACGGCGCGGTGGCGGAATTCACCCTCTGGATCGACGGCCAGCCGGTGACCGGCGAGGTGCTCGAGCAGGCACAGGCCCGGACGGTCTACGAACAGGAGAAGCGGGCCGGCCGCGATGCCGGCCTCGCCGAGAAGGACGGCTACCGGACCTTCGACATCCACGTCCACCCGGTGCGCGCGGGCCAGGATACCCGCATCCGCCTGGTCTACCTGCAGCCCGCCGCGGTGGACACAGGCATCGGCCGCTATGTCTACCCCCTCGAGGAGGGCGGGGTGGACGATCGGAAACTGGCCTTCTGGACCGCCAACGACAAGGTCACCGGCAACTTCAGCTTCGACTTCAAGCTCCGCTCCAGCTATCCCGTGGAGGCGCTGCGCCTGCCCAACCAGGGCCAGGCGCAGATCCGGCAACTGGGCGCGGGGGAGTGGACGGCCTCACTCGCCGGAGGGGCGGGCGCCGCGAAGGAAGGCGCCGCCGCAACCACCGGCGGCGCCGTCTACACCCTGGACCAGGACATCGTCGTCTACTGGCGCCACGCCGCCGGCCTGCCCGGCAGCGTGGACCTGGTGACCCACCGTCCCGCCGGGGCGAAACGGGGCACCTTCATGCTGGTGGTGACCCCGGGGGAGGACCTGCAACCCATCCGCGAGGGCCGCGACTGGATCTTCATTCTCGATGTCTCCGGCTCCATGGCGGGCAAGTACGCCACCCTGGCCGACGGCGTCCAGCGGGCGCTGGGCCGCCTCACCCCCGCCGATCGCTTCCGCATCATTCTGTTCAATGACAACGCCCGGGAGCTCACCGGCGGCTACGTGCCGGCGACACCCGGGCAGGTGGGCCGCTACGCGGACGCGGTGGGCCGCATCCAGCCCGGCGGCAGCACCAACCTCTACGCCGGCCTGAAGGAGGGCCTCGGCGCCCTGGAGGCCGACCGCACCAGCGGCCTGGTTCTGGTCACCGACGGGGTGGCCAACGTGGGCGAGACCGGGCAGCGGAAATTCCTCGAGCTGATCGGGCGCAGGGATGTGCGGCTGTTCACCTTCATCATGGGCAACAGCGCCAACCGGCCGCTGCTGGAATCCCTCACCCGTGCCTCCCACGGCTTCGCCGTCAACATCTCCAACAGCGATGACATCGTCGGCCAGCTCCTCGCCGCCACCAGCAAGGTCTCCCATGAGGCGCTGCACGGGGTGGAGCTCGGTATCGACGGAATCCGGACCGCCGACATCACCCCGCGGGCGATCGGCAGCCTCTACCGCGGCCAGCAGCTGGTGCTGCTCGGCCACTACTGGGGCGACGGCCCGGCGGACGTGCGCCTCAAGGCGCGCATCTCCGGCCAGCCGAAGGAGTACCGCACCCGCTTCGGGTTTCCGGCCCGAAGCGGGTCCAACCCCGAGATCGAGCGGCTCTGGGCCTACGCCACCATCGAGGACCTGCAGGCGGAGATGGCCGATTTCGGCGAACAGGCGGATCTGAAGCGGGCCGCCACCGACCTGGCACTGGAGTACGGCCTGGTCTCCGACTACACCTCCATGGTGGTGGTGCGCGACGAGGTGTTCCGGGAACTGGGCATCGAGCGGCGCAACCAGGAGCGCCGGGAACTGGAGCGCGCCGCCCGGGCCGCCCGCGCCGGACAGCCGGTGCAGTCCCGCCGGGCTGACGCGGGGCAGCCCCTGTTCAGCGGCAGCCGCCCCGGCTTCGGCAATGGCGGCGGCGCGCTGGACCCCTGGAGCCTGCTCCTGCTCCTGCCCCTGGCCTGGATCGGCCTGCGGGCGCGGCGCCGGGAGGCGCGGGCCCGATGA
- a CDS encoding redoxin family protein encodes MEQHDLSSTARRSGRLPAWLAAAMLAATLPAATVAGDAPRQLPEFTRDTPADWFNSPPLTRADLRGKVVLLDVWTFGCWNCYRSFPWLKGLERELGGEPFQVVGIHSPEFEHEKDPERVRAKIAEFGLHHPVMMDNDFAYWRALGNRYWPAFYLVDKGGRIRHVLVGETHAGDARAEAIETGLRALLREPGPE; translated from the coding sequence ATGGAACAACACGACCTGTCCTCCACTGCGCGGCGGAGCGGCCGTCTGCCGGCCTGGCTGGCCGCCGCCATGCTGGCCGCCACGCTCCCCGCCGCGACCGTCGCCGGCGATGCGCCGCGGCAGCTGCCGGAGTTCACCCGGGACACGCCCGCGGACTGGTTCAACTCCCCGCCCCTGACCCGCGCCGATCTGCGCGGGAAGGTGGTCCTGCTGGACGTATGGACCTTCGGCTGCTGGAACTGCTACCGCTCCTTTCCGTGGCTGAAGGGCCTGGAGCGGGAACTCGGGGGAGAACCCTTCCAGGTGGTGGGCATTCACTCGCCCGAGTTCGAACACGAGAAGGACCCGGAGCGGGTCCGCGCCAAGATCGCCGAGTTCGGCCTCCACCACCCGGTGATGATGGACAACGATTTCGCCTACTGGCGCGCCCTGGGCAACCGCTACTGGCCGGCCTTCTACCTGGTGGACAAGGGCGGACGCATCCGCCACGTCCTGGTGGGCGAGACCCACGCCGGGGACGCCCGGGCCGAGGCCATCGAAACCGGGCTCAGGGCCCTCCTGCGCGAGCCGGGACCGGAGTGA